A section of the Candidatus Omnitrophota bacterium genome encodes:
- a CDS encoding ABC transporter permease — MRSALDRLAAFLNYFGRVVSLGYQTIVVTFTLPFNFKRFIFQAKRIGLDSLPIVSVVALFTGMILAFQSTYLLKKLSSEIYIANIVALSLVRELGPVFTALIVAGRVGAAITAEVGTMTVTEQVDALRTLATNPIKYLVVPRFLGMVIMLPLLVIYTNLVGIMGGYIICVYRLGVSSAMYIQMTFQSLVLKDLYSGLIKSMVFGMLIALISCYEGLRAAGGAEGVGRSTTLSVVISFILVITTDCIFTALFYFIL, encoded by the coding sequence CTATTGTTGTTACTTTTACTCTGCCTTTTAATTTTAAGCGCTTTATTTTTCAGGCAAAACGAATAGGCCTTGACAGTCTGCCAATTGTCTCAGTCGTGGCTTTATTCACAGGCATGATCCTTGCCTTTCAGTCTACATACCTTCTAAAGAAACTTTCTTCAGAAATTTATATAGCCAATATTGTCGCACTTTCACTCGTACGTGAATTAGGGCCTGTATTTACTGCCTTAATTGTCGCCGGACGTGTGGGTGCAGCAATTACTGCAGAGGTTGGTACGATGACAGTAACCGAGCAGGTAGATGCATTGAGAACATTGGCTACTAATCCGATTAAATATCTAGTTGTCCCCCGTTTCCTGGGCATGGTGATAATGCTGCCTTTGCTTGTGATATACACTAATCTTGTAGGTATAATGGGTGGTTATATCATATGTGTGTATCGTCTGGGCGTGAGCTCAGCAATGTATATCCAAATGACATTTCAATCTTTGGTCTTAAAGGATTTATACAGCGGATTGATTAAAAGTATGGTTTTCGGAATGCTCATTGCTCTTATAAGCTGTTATGAAGGCTTAAGGGCAGCCGGAGGCGCAGAAGGTGTAGGTCGTTCAACTACATTAAGTGTTGTTATTTCTTTTATCTTGGTAATTACTACTGACTGTATTTTTACTGCGCTGTTTTATTTTATACTCTAG
- a CDS encoding ABC transporter ATP-binding protein has product MIEIHNIYKSFNTSKVLDGLSLIIKTGETKVIIGRSGCGKSVLLKHIVGILRPQEGSIIIDGLEVNKLNDEQMNLFRLRMKIGMVFQGGALFDSLNVGENVGFVLSEYTDLDKSTIVKKVKEALGMVGLKDIEHLLPSDLSGGMKKRVALARAICMNPNIILYDEPTTGVDPITADAINDLIIELHDKLEVTSVVVTHDMTSAYKVADRIAMLYSGKIIQMGTPDEIKNSTNPFVKQFITGASSGAITDAENLVFGHVTE; this is encoded by the coding sequence ATGATAGAAATACACAATATCTACAAATCGTTTAATACTTCCAAGGTATTAGACGGATTAAGCCTGATTATCAAGACAGGAGAAACAAAGGTTATTATTGGCCGCTCTGGATGTGGTAAAAGTGTTCTTTTGAAACACATTGTGGGTATTTTACGGCCGCAAGAGGGTAGTATTATCATTGATGGCCTAGAGGTTAATAAGTTGAATGATGAACAGATGAATCTGTTCAGACTGCGTATGAAGATAGGCATGGTCTTTCAGGGTGGCGCTCTGTTTGACTCGCTTAATGTGGGCGAAAATGTTGGTTTTGTTTTGAGTGAATATACTGATCTTGATAAATCGACCATTGTTAAAAAAGTAAAAGAGGCCTTAGGCATGGTTGGTTTAAAAGATATTGAGCATCTTCTGCCTTCGGATTTAAGCGGAGGCATGAAGAAAAGGGTGGCCTTAGCACGTGCCATATGTATGAATCCCAATATAATTCTTTATGATGAGCCTACTACTGGTGTTGATCCAATAACAGCCGACGCTATTAATGATTTAATAATAGAATTACATGATAAGTTAGAGGTTACAAGTGTTGTTGTGACTCATGATATGACGAGTGCTTACAAAGTTGCCGATAGAATTGCAATGCTTTATAGCGGAAAGATTATCCAGATGGGAACGCCAGATGAGATTAAAAATTCAACCAATCCATTTGTAAAGCAGTTTATTACTGGCGCTTCTTCTGGCGCGATAACAGATGCGGAAAATCTGGTTTTTGGTCACGTAACAGAGTGA
- a CDS encoding MCE family protein: MGLKFKNEIKVGIFSLVGVIIFVVFVFSIGDIKLFTKSKDVKIVFGFANGVKISSPVRLAGVDVGQVRKISVRFNRQTQKNEVEVLARVTDSTIIPQDSKVWINTLGLLGEKYIEIIPGLDYAHLFKPGETIIGKDPIPMQEITELGREIALKLRESIDAINNFILNEKNKEAYNQVLENLEEASKSLSEIMEKINSGDGTAGKFISDEAIYTDTKEFIEDIKKHPWKLMRKPQEE, encoded by the coding sequence ATGGGATTAAAATTTAAAAATGAAATTAAGGTTGGAATCTTTTCTTTGGTCGGGGTAATTATTTTCGTCGTATTTGTATTCTCTATCGGGGATATAAAACTCTTTACTAAGTCAAAAGATGTAAAGATAGTTTTTGGATTTGCCAATGGGGTTAAGATAAGTTCTCCCGTAAGGCTGGCAGGTGTTGATGTAGGACAGGTGAGAAAGATCTCCGTGAGATTTAATAGGCAGACACAAAAGAACGAAGTAGAGGTCTTAGCACGTGTTACTGACTCAACCATAATTCCGCAGGATTCGAAGGTATGGATTAATACCTTAGGTCTTTTGGGCGAAAAATATATAGAGATAATTCCCGGCCTAGATTATGCGCATCTGTTTAAGCCGGGTGAGACGATTATCGGTAAAGATCCCATACCAATGCAGGAAATTACCGAGCTAGGAAGAGAGATTGCGCTGAAGTTAAGAGAAAGCATTGATGCAATTAATAATTTTATCTTGAATGAGAAAAACAAAGAGGCATATAACCAGGTCTTGGAGAATTTAGAAGAGGCCTCGAAATCGCTTTCTGAGATTATGGAAAAGATAAATAGTGGAGATGGTACTGCTGGAAAATTTATTTCTGACGAAGCAATCTATACTGATACAAAGGAATTTATTGAAGATATAAAGAAGCATCCCTGGAAGTTGATGCGAAAGCCCCAAGAGGAATAA
- the radA gene encoding DNA repair protein RadA encodes MKTKTVFNCQKCGYQSPRWLGRCPDCSSWNSLAEEMPQLPQVGQERIFSKEAPVLLGDISLEDKPRISTRLAELDRVLGGGLVSGSVVLLGGDPGIGKSTIALQAAINLSKEGRKVLYISAEESLKQTKLRAVRIDKDFNENLFIVSQTNLEEIIKYIKALKAQVVFLDSIQVVYNPAIASSTGTITQVRECAGTLTQLAKLDGFSLILIGHVTKEGTLAGPKLLEHIVDTVLYFEGDKLSLYRILRTAKNRFGSTNEIGLFAMTESGLQQVSNPSQIFLSQRARKVSGSIVVAIMEGSRPLLIEIQALVSRAGFNIVRRRCQGIDYNRFLLLVAVLEKRLGLPLGDKDIFVNVAGGIVVDDPAADLGMMLAIASSLKNKEISSALMIVGEVGLSAEVRSISNCSLRIKEALKLGFTNIVIPESNIKEISRSDKGKKDISFSGVKIVKDAMQLVF; translated from the coding sequence ATGAAGACAAAGACGGTATTTAACTGTCAGAAGTGTGGTTATCAATCTCCCAGGTGGCTGGGCCGTTGCCCTGATTGTTCGAGTTGGAATTCTCTTGCGGAAGAAATGCCTCAACTGCCGCAGGTTGGTCAGGAGCGGATATTTTCAAAAGAGGCCCCAGTCTTGCTTGGCGATATCAGTTTAGAGGATAAACCCAGAATATCAACACGATTAGCAGAGCTAGATAGGGTATTGGGCGGAGGGTTAGTCTCTGGTTCTGTAGTTCTCTTAGGTGGCGATCCCGGCATAGGAAAATCCACCATTGCCTTGCAGGCAGCAATTAATTTAAGTAAAGAGGGCAGGAAAGTACTTTACATTAGCGCTGAGGAGTCGTTAAAGCAGACGAAACTGCGTGCTGTTAGGATTGATAAAGATTTTAACGAAAATTTGTTCATTGTGAGCCAGACAAATCTGGAAGAGATAATAAAGTATATAAAGGCGCTTAAGGCCCAGGTTGTATTTTTAGACTCAATCCAGGTCGTATATAATCCGGCGATTGCCTCAAGCACTGGCACTATTACCCAGGTACGAGAATGCGCAGGCACTCTTACTCAGCTTGCGAAATTAGATGGCTTCTCCTTGATTCTTATAGGTCATGTCACCAAAGAAGGGACATTGGCAGGGCCTAAGCTGCTTGAGCATATCGTGGATACGGTTTTATATTTTGAGGGCGATAAGCTTTCTCTATATAGGATCTTGCGCACAGCAAAAAATCGTTTTGGCTCAACTAACGAAATTGGTCTTTTTGCTATGACGGAAAGCGGCCTACAGCAAGTCAGTAATCCTTCCCAGATCTTTTTATCTCAGAGGGCTAGGAAGGTTTCCGGTTCTATTGTAGTTGCTATTATGGAAGGCTCACGGCCGTTGTTAATTGAGATTCAGGCCTTAGTCTCTAGAGCAGGATTTAATATAGTGCGGCGTCGTTGTCAGGGCATAGATTATAATAGATTTCTACTTTTGGTTGCTGTTCTGGAGAAAAGGTTAGGTTTGCCGCTTGGTGATAAGGATATATTTGTTAATGTTGCCGGAGGCATTGTTGTAGATGATCCTGCGGCTGATTTAGGCATGATGCTTGCTATAGCCTCAAGCCTGAAGAATAAAGAGATATCATCGGCCTTAATGATAGTAGGCGAGGTAGGGCTTTCAGCTGAGGTGCGCAGTATATCTAACTGCAGTTTACGAATAAAAGAAGCCTTAAAATTAGGTTTTACTAATATTGTTATTCCTGAATCAAACATAAAAGAGATCAGCAGAAGCGATAAGGGGAAAAAAGATATTTCTTTCTCCGGCGTTAAAATAGTTAAAGATGCAATGCAGTTGGTATTTTAA
- a CDS encoding PIN domain nuclease gives MTLIIIRLFFILSGTTIGYITGGFNDNAILGAGVGFFASWLIIFLERGMRRVSVRGLSSAVFGLILGLIMAKLLTDAISLIPLDEGNISSIRVILTLVFCYLGMIMAMRGKDEFNIIIPYVRLSRQGQAEDVILLDTSAIIDGRIVDLCKTAFLSARLLVPRFVLKELQQIADSADTIKRQRGRRGLEILHNIQKDSSLEIIIHEEDFPDVPDVDAKLVRLGRLLEAKIFTLDFNLNRVAELQGVKVLNINELANALRPVVFPGETLEVKLIKEGREHKQAIAYLDDGTMIVVEEARSQINHTIKVVVTSVLQTQAGRMVFAKLQPHQGNQKQN, from the coding sequence ATGACTTTAATTATTATCCGACTTTTTTTTATTCTTTCAGGAACGACTATTGGTTACATTACAGGCGGTTTTAATGATAATGCCATCTTGGGTGCAGGCGTTGGTTTCTTCGCAAGTTGGCTGATAATATTCTTAGAGAGAGGAATGCGGCGCGTATCTGTGCGGGGACTTTCCAGTGCTGTATTTGGTCTTATCCTAGGTTTAATTATGGCAAAATTGCTTACTGATGCTATTAGCCTGATTCCGCTTGATGAAGGCAATATCTCTTCAATTAGAGTTATTCTTACGCTTGTCTTCTGTTATCTGGGTATGATTATGGCCATGCGCGGCAAGGATGAATTCAACATCATTATTCCTTATGTAAGACTGAGCCGACAGGGGCAGGCTGAAGATGTCATCCTGCTTGATACCAGCGCAATTATCGACGGTAGAATAGTTGATCTTTGCAAGACAGCTTTTCTTTCAGCTAGATTATTGGTGCCGCGTTTTGTCTTGAAGGAGTTGCAGCAGATTGCTGATTCTGCCGATACTATTAAGCGCCAGCGGGGCAGGCGTGGTTTAGAGATACTGCATAATATTCAAAAGGATAGCTCACTGGAGATCATCATCCACGAGGAGGATTTTCCTGACGTTCCAGATGTGGATGCAAAGTTAGTGCGACTGGGTAGATTATTAGAGGCAAAGATTTTTACCCTGGATTTCAATTTGAATCGCGTTGCGGAATTACAAGGTGTCAAGGTCTTAAATATTAACGAACTTGCTAATGCACTTAGACCTGTGGTATTTCCGGGAGAGACCCTAGAGGTAAAATTAATTAAAGAGGGAAGGGAGCATAAACAGGCAATCGCCTATTTGGATGATGGCACAATGATCGTAGTTGAGGAAGCCAGAAGTCAGATTAATCATACTATTAAGGTTGTGGTTACTTCAGTCCTGCAGACGCAGGCAGGCCGAATGGTATTTGCCAAACTTCAACCTCATCAAGGAAACCAGAAACAAAATTAG
- the ispD gene encoding 2-C-methyl-D-erythritol 4-phosphate cytidylyltransferase, giving the protein MADIKRKAKVIAIVAAGGKGQRLGSRLAKTFVLINKRPILFFALSSLTQHPLINEIILVTSRKTLFAAKRLVEKYRFKKVKHIVVGGRTRKASVSNGLKKIRGDKHTFVLIHDAARPFLNRSLINRVVNEAFRYNASICAVPAKCTIKSLKRSNKHLFIKNTLDRSLLCEVQTPQVFRLDLLKRAFSKGAHQDATDDAALVERLKVKVGVVNGSYSNIKITTCDDLLFARAIAKQFKYST; this is encoded by the coding sequence GTGGCAGATATAAAACGAAAAGCGAAAGTCATCGCCATAGTTGCCGCAGGAGGCAAGGGACAGCGTCTAGGAAGCAGATTAGCCAAGACGTTTGTCTTGATTAATAAGCGGCCAATCCTTTTCTTCGCCCTTAGTTCGCTTACCCAGCATCCCCTGATAAATGAGATCATACTTGTCACTAGTAGAAAGACATTATTTGCTGCCAAGAGACTGGTAGAAAAGTATAGGTTCAAAAAAGTAAAACATATTGTAGTTGGCGGGCGAACGCGCAAGGCCTCTGTGAGTAATGGCTTAAAGAAGATAAGAGGCGACAAACACACATTTGTTTTGATCCATGATGCCGCAAGGCCGTTCCTTAATAGATCACTCATCAATCGAGTTGTTAATGAGGCGTTCAGGTACAATGCGAGCATTTGTGCTGTTCCAGCGAAATGCACGATTAAAAGCCTAAAAAGAAGCAATAAGCATTTATTTATCAAAAATACGCTTGATAGAAGTTTGCTTTGTGAGGTTCAGACGCCGCAGGTCTTTCGGCTAGATTTATTAAAAAGGGCTTTTTCTAAAGGTGCTCATCAAGATGCAACTGATGATGCGGCCCTCGTTGAGAGACTAAAAGTCAAGGTAGGAGTAGTTAACGGTTCTTACTCTAATATTAAAATCACAACGTGCGATGATTTGCTTTTTGCTAGGGCTATTGCCAAACAGTTCAAATACTCAACCTAA
- the ispF gene encoding 2-C-methyl-D-erythritol 2,4-cyclodiphosphate synthase: MSKVKIGFGYDIHPLREGRSLILGGIQIPFSKGLLGHSDADVLIHAVCDAILGALGKGDIGEIFPDTDPAYKDMASSKLLDVVFKLMTDAGFKIGNIDTVIVAEQPKISQVKERMKEKLAAILHSRKDDINIKATTAEGLGPIGNNEAIACFATAIIIEGA; encoded by the coding sequence ATGAGTAAAGTTAAAATCGGCTTTGGTTATGATATCCATCCTTTAAGAGAGGGACGTAGTCTCATATTGGGTGGTATCCAGATACCTTTTTCTAAGGGTCTCCTGGGTCATTCTGATGCTGATGTCTTAATCCATGCTGTTTGCGACGCTATTCTTGGCGCCTTAGGTAAAGGCGATATCGGAGAGATATTTCCGGATACAGATCCAGCTTATAAGGATATGGCAAGTAGCAAATTACTGGATGTAGTATTTAAATTAATGACTGATGCAGGTTTTAAAATTGGAAATATCGATACTGTGATAGTCGCTGAACAGCCTAAGATTTCCCAAGTAAAAGAGAGGATGAAGGAAAAGCTTGCTGCTATTTTGCATAGCAGGAAAGATGATATCAATATAAAGGCCACCACGGCTGAGGGGCTAGGTCCCATAGGAAATAATGAGGCTATCGCTTGCTTTGCGACAGCGATAATAATTGAGGGGGCGTAG
- the cysE gene encoding serine O-acetyltransferase: protein MNCILNILIILIGLFFLKLILISIFFYKEIKAAQKKDPAAKSFLEILLLYQGLHALVSYRIAHFFYRIHLFFLARLMSQISRFATGIEIHPGAQIGRGFFIDHGMGVVIGETSIIGDNVLLYQGVTLGGTGLKKGKRHPTIGNNVVVGTGAKILGNITVGDNSYIGANAVVIKDVPVNSTIVGVPGRITKQDGKKIDISLDHIHILDPLKQALDEIRQRIDKLENK, encoded by the coding sequence ATGAACTGCATTTTAAATATATTAATTATACTTATAGGGCTATTCTTTTTAAAATTGATTCTGATTTCGATCTTTTTTTACAAAGAGATCAAGGCGGCTCAAAAGAAAGATCCGGCAGCGAAGAGTTTTCTTGAGATCCTCTTGCTTTATCAGGGCCTACACGCTTTAGTTTCTTACCGCATTGCCCATTTCTTTTATAGAATACATCTTTTCTTTTTAGCGCGTTTGATGAGTCAGATTTCGCGCTTTGCTACTGGTATTGAAATACATCCAGGGGCACAGATTGGCAGGGGATTCTTCATTGATCATGGCATGGGTGTGGTTATCGGTGAGACTTCTATTATTGGCGATAATGTGCTTTTATATCAAGGCGTTACCTTGGGCGGGACAGGTCTTAAAAAAGGCAAACGCCATCCTACAATCGGCAATAATGTTGTCGTAGGCACAGGAGCAAAGATATTAGGGAATATAACAGTGGGTGATAACTCTTATATCGGAGCAAATGCGGTTGTGATTAAGGATGTGCCGGTGAACTCGACTATAGTTGGTGTGCCTGGCAGGATTACTAAGCAGGACGGGAAAAAGATTGATATCAGCCTAGATCACATACATATCCTAGATCCTCTCAAGCAGGCCCTGGATGAGATACGTCAGAGGATTGATAAGCTAGAAAATAAATGA
- the cysS gene encoding cysteine--tRNA ligase produces MKELPKIHIYNTLTKKKEEFKPLKAKRIGIYSCGVTVYDDCHIGHARSLYTFEVIRNFLKYRGYDVKFIRNITDIDDKIINKAKELGEDWNAVASRYIACYEHDLKLLNLSKADIEPRATEHISGMKKFISLLIKKGYAYEAGGDVYFSVRKFKDYGKLSGQSIDQMKTGARIEPGEHKQDPLDFALWKKSRKDEPSWPSPWGEGRPGWHIECSLMSSKYLGQPFDIHAGGRDLIFPHHENEIAQSESFAGKPFARYWMHHGLLTINGQKMSKSLGNYVTVKDFMGKYGNANLLKLLFLNAHYSQPIDYNEEKMQEVRRSYERINILKDKLEKDYGTVNINKSIKSGTGFIKPFKDKFIEYMDDDFNTPRALSVLFELVNNCNKLLDSNDEFKQFKLRYAMDVIKELAGIFGLSPDVEKTSKLEVELTEKIKLRDKLKKEKKYLEADKIRKELKEQGIILEDSKEGTQWRRKI; encoded by the coding sequence ATGAAAGAACTCCCCAAGATTCATATTTATAATACATTAACTAAGAAGAAAGAAGAATTCAAACCCTTAAAAGCAAAAAGAATAGGGATTTATTCTTGCGGCGTAACTGTCTATGATGACTGCCACATAGGTCATGCCAGGAGTCTCTATACCTTTGAGGTCATCAGAAATTTTTTAAAATATCGCGGATATGATGTCAAGTTTATTCGCAATATAACAGATATTGACGATAAGATTATCAACAAGGCCAAGGAATTGGGTGAAGATTGGAATGCTGTTGCCTCTCGCTACATAGCTTGCTATGAGCATGATTTAAAACTCCTTAATTTATCTAAGGCAGATATTGAGCCAAGAGCAACTGAACACATCAGCGGAATGAAGAAATTTATATCTCTATTGATTAAAAAGGGTTATGCATATGAGGCAGGCGGCGATGTTTATTTTAGCGTAAGAAAATTTAAAGATTACGGTAAATTATCTGGTCAATCTATAGATCAGATGAAAACAGGAGCGCGTATTGAGCCGGGTGAACATAAACAAGACCCATTGGATTTTGCGCTCTGGAAGAAATCTAGGAAAGATGAGCCTTCCTGGCCTAGCCCTTGGGGTGAGGGTAGGCCTGGCTGGCATATAGAATGCTCCTTGATGAGCTCAAAATACCTCGGGCAGCCATTTGATATTCATGCCGGAGGCAGAGACTTAATTTTTCCCCACCATGAAAACGAGATTGCTCAAAGTGAGAGTTTTGCTGGTAAGCCCTTTGCCCGTTATTGGATGCATCATGGCCTATTAACTATAAATGGCCAAAAGATGTCCAAGTCATTAGGCAATTATGTGACTGTAAAAGATTTTATGGGCAAATATGGCAATGCCAACCTTTTAAAATTATTATTTTTAAATGCGCATTATTCGCAGCCTATAGATTATAACGAAGAGAAGATGCAAGAGGTAAGGAGATCATACGAGCGTATAAATATCTTAAAAGATAAATTAGAGAAGGATTATGGTACCGTAAATATAAACAAAAGCATTAAATCAGGAACCGGTTTTATAAAACCCTTCAAGGACAAATTTATAGAATATATGGACGACGATTTTAACACCCCTAGGGCATTGTCAGTTTTATTTGAATTGGTCAATAATTGCAATAAGTTATTAGATAGCAATGACGAGTTTAAGCAATTTAAGCTGCGTTATGCTATGGATGTTATAAAAGAGCTAGCTGGTATTTTTGGACTTTCTCCTGATGTGGAAAAAACAAGTAAATTAGAAGTAGAGTTGACAGAAAAGATTAAGCTCAGAGACAAATTAAAAAAAGAGAAGAAATATTTAGAGGCAGATAAAATAAGAAAGGAATTAAAAGAGCAAGGTATTATTTTAGAAGATTCAAAGGAAGGTACACAATGGCGAAGAAAAATTTAA